The following are encoded together in the Desulfobotulus pelophilus genome:
- a CDS encoding YhcG family protein — translation MKKKAQTDTSGPKLGKATEHSEDSERKRRDKGKNADVIMPVPAAPMELPGDYTNFLKQIKQRVKTERLKAVLSANAAQILMYWDIGRDILEKQEQSGWGARIIDRLSTDLREVFPDMNGFSVRNLKDMRKFAECWPDREIVQRSAAQIPWRNNQLLLYKVKDMKLRIWYVEQNQKNGWSRDVLSFQIETKLHQRIGQSANNFEATLPPDDSDMASQIFKDPYLFDFLGTAEIRKEAELENKLIGHLEKFLLELGQGFAFVGRQVPVEVGGDDFYMDLLFYHLNSSFGLELLR, via the coding sequence ATGAAAAAGAAAGCTCAAACGGATACCAGCGGGCCTAAACTGGGTAAAGCCACGGAACACAGTGAAGACAGTGAGAGAAAAAGGCGGGATAAGGGTAAGAATGCAGATGTTATTATGCCGGTTCCTGCTGCCCCGATGGAGTTACCCGGTGATTATACGAATTTTTTAAAGCAGATTAAGCAGCGGGTAAAAACGGAACGGCTGAAAGCGGTTTTGTCTGCCAATGCTGCCCAGATTCTCATGTACTGGGATATTGGTCGTGATATTCTGGAAAAGCAGGAGCAATCAGGCTGGGGAGCAAGAATCATTGATCGCCTTTCAACTGATTTACGGGAGGTGTTTCCGGATATGAATGGTTTTTCCGTTAGAAATCTAAAGGATATGCGTAAGTTTGCTGAATGCTGGCCCGATAGAGAAATAGTGCAGCGCAGCGCTGCACAAATACCATGGCGTAACAACCAGCTTCTTTTATACAAAGTGAAAGATATGAAATTACGCATTTGGTATGTTGAACAAAATCAGAAGAATGGCTGGAGCCGTGATGTTTTGTCTTTTCAGATAGAAACCAAGCTGCATCAAAGAATCGGGCAGAGCGCCAATAATTTTGAAGCCACTTTACCGCCGGATGATTCCGATATGGCCAGTCAGATTTTCAAAGATCCATATCTCTTTGATTTTCTTGGTACGGCTGAAATCCGTAAAGAAGCGGAGCTGGAAAATAAGCTTATCGGGCATCTGGAAAAATTTCTTCTGGAACTTGGGCAGGGTTTTGCCTTTGTCGGGCGGCAGGTTCCCGTGGAAGTCGGCGGAGATGATTTTTATATGGATCTGCTTTTTTATCATTTAAACTCAAGTTTCGGACTTGAGTTATTGAGATAA
- a CDS encoding DUF1016 N-terminal domain-containing protein, protein MQSQAARPVDIALVVRNWLFGRYIVEYQQSGSVRAEYGKNLLKNVSERLTYKLGKGFSVDNLELMRKFYVGYIEIQQAIPVKSLSMPISETLSRISAEKAHAEWEASLDVRSL, encoded by the coding sequence ATGCAGAGTCAGGCTGCGCGGCCGGTGGATATTGCATTGGTGGTGCGGAACTGGCTGTTTGGCCGGTATATTGTGGAATATCAGCAAAGCGGTTCTGTTCGAGCGGAATATGGAAAAAATTTGCTCAAAAATGTATCAGAGAGATTGACGTACAAGCTGGGCAAAGGATTTTCCGTCGATAATTTGGAATTAATGCGGAAGTTTTATGTCGGTTATATTGAGATTCAACAGGCCATACCTGTTAAATCTTTGTCTATGCCAATTTCCGAGACACTGTCTCGGATTTCTGCGGAAAAAGCTCATGCCGAATGGGAAGCAAGCCTTGATGTAAGGAGCCTGTAA